The DNA window TTTAGTTAATAATTATAGTCCGCATTTTAATTGCGCGTTACAGTTTGTACATGTGTTACATCCACCCATTTCTTCTACCGTTCCTTTACGGCAAACCGGGCAAGTGTCCCCTACTTCTGATCCAATGGTTACATTCGTAGAACGTAAGTCTTGAATAGTATCAATTAATACAATCGGTCGTTTTTCAAATACTTTTTCTTCTTGTGCTTGTTCTTGATCATCCAGCGTATTTTCTTCCGCTTTCAGTGTAAGAACTTGAGAATCACGGCTGCCATCAACGTAAACCGTACCGCCTTTTGCACCACCGCGGTATAAACGCTCATATACCCCTTCTACTTGTTCCACAGTATATCCTCGTGGAGCATTTACTGTTTTGGAGATAGAACTATCAATCCAGCGTTGAATAATACATTGGACATCTGCATGGGCTTCAGGCGCTAACTCCATTGCAGTAACAAACCATTCTGGTAAATTCTGTTCATCTGCATTATTATTTGCATGTAAGTATTCTTGTACAATATCTGCTTTTACTTCGATAAATTTACCTAAACGTCCACTTCTATAATAAGTGAAAGAATAGTAGGGTTCTAGACCTGTTGAAACACCTACCATTGTTCCAGTTGAACCGGTTGGAGCAACTGTTAATAGATGAGAGTTTCGAATACCATTCTCTAAAATGGTTGCTCTAATTTCTTCTGGCATTGATTCCATAAAGCCTGTTTCCGTAAAGGCTTTACGAAGTCGATTCGTTTCGTCTTCTGACTCGCCTATTAAGAATGGGAAGCTTCCACGTTCTTTTGCTAACTCAGCAGATGTTTCGTACGCAGCAATAGCGATCGTTTTAAAGACCTCATCGACTAATACATTACCTTCTTCCGAGCCATATTCCTTTTCACAATAAATTAAAAGATCTGCAAGCCCCATAACACCTAGTCCTACACGTCTTTCTCCTAAGGCTTGTACTTTATTTTCCTCTAAGAAATACGGAGTAGCATCAATTACGTTATCTTGCATACGTACACCAACGCTTACCGTTTCTTTTAATGCTTCCAAGTTAACTGTTTTTGTTTCTTTATTTGCAAATTGAGCTAAATTGACAGCGGCTAAATTACAAACCGAATACGGTGCAAGTGGTTGCTCCCCACAAGGATTTGTCGCTACTACTTTTTGTCCATATGCTCGAGCATTTGTTTTTTCATTCGCATTGTCTATGAAGAAAATACCTGGTTCTGCAGAGTAAGTAGCACACACATTGATTAGATTCCAAAGCTCTTTCGCTCTCATTGTGCGATATGTTCTTACTGGATAGCCCATTTGTTCCCATTCACGAACATCTCCGATTTCATGCCAATGTTTGTTATAATAATCCATTTGCTCTGGAGTGTAAGATTCAGTTGCAGGGAAACGTAATGCAAAGTCTGCATCTTCCTCCACTGCTTTCATGAAATCGTCTGTCAGTGTTACTGAAATATTCGCACCAGTTAAAAATTCAGGATTATGAACCGAATAAGTTCCCCCATCACGCAGTTTTGTTTCTGCATCACGAATTATTTCATCGTTAAAGCCACCTAAGCCAGGAATCGCTTTGTAGTTTACAATACCTTGGTACATTGCTTCTTCCTGGTTTGTTAACGGTTTGAATTTTAGCTTGTCCTTCGCTAATTGTTTAATCGTTTCATCATTTGTGTTTTCAATCAAGAAACGTAGAATTCGCGGATTTTGCATCTTAGAAATGATGAATTCTGCAATATCAGGGTGCCAGTCGGCTAACATAATCATTTGTGCTCCCCTGCGTGATCCACCTTGTTCCACAAGATGTGTCAATTTAGCTATATCATCTAACCAAGAAACAGATCCGGAAGATTTTCCGTTTACTCCACGAGCAAGAGTGTTTCGTGGACGTAGGGTCGAACCGTTTGTTCCAACTCCACCACCACGACTCATAATTTCCATCACTTGTTTACGATGATCACTAATTCCTTCACGAGAATCAGCAACAAATGGCATCACATAACAGTTAAAGTATGTTACATCTGTTCCAGTTCCTGCTCCATAAAGTACTCGTCCAGCAGGAATGAATTTTAATGTAACTAATTGTTGATAAAACTTTTCAAACCATTCTTTTCGCTTTTCCTCTGTTTTTTCCACAGAAGCAAGACCCGTGGCATTACGTTTCGCAATTTGTTCATAAAACACTTCAAGCGGTTTTTCAATAATATTAAGTGAACGTTTCACAATACCTGACTGTAACTCGTCATTGTCATCGATTGCACTACGGTAGTCTTCTTCGATTAATACTTCGGCAGTTTTTGTCGAATGATCAATCGATACAATATGACCTAACCCACGTGCAGGAAATTTAGGATCTGCTTTTACCGTCAAAACGACAAAATCTCCTGCTTTTAGCGTTTTCTTTTCCGTATCTTTAAATGAATAACGGTCAATCATAACTAATCGGGAAACACCTTTGTGTGTTAATTTCATATCTTCTGTAATTGGGTGTACTTGTGGAAATAATTCAATGTCTTTGTTTAACTGTTCAATGTTAATGGTTGCATTTTTATTCTGAGATGCTAATACCATCATATTGCCTCCCTTTAATTTATAATTTTCAACACTATATATAGTATAATTTCATTTACAAACGATACTATATGTTGTGTTATTTTGCAAATGACCCGATCTGATGAAAACCTATATGTATCAGTAGTCAATGGACTAATTTACCAAAAAAAAAAAATTATTTTTTATAGTTCCACTCATCATTTGCATAACGCCTGTTTTCAAGGTCTTTAACGTAGTTTTCTTGTTCCTCCGTTAACGTAAATTCAACTAAATCTATTTGTAATGCATCTTCAAATCCTTTTTTAAATGCTACTTTGCATTCGTCGACCGTTACCGGTTTTTGTATTAATTTGTTGATGGCAACAGCTTTTTGCGATAAGCTATTTTTTACTCTTTTTCTCAGTTCATCCGAAGAAAATTTAAATGTTTGAATAAGTTTTTCTTCATCTAGATCTAATAGAATTGCACCATGTTGTAATATGACACCTTTTTGTCTTGTTTGTGCACTACCCGCTACTTTTTTACCTTCTACAACAAGCTCATACCAACTTGGTGTATCAAAACAAACAGCGGTCCTCGGTTTTTTTAAATCCTGCTTTTTTTCTACCGTATTTGGTATAGAGAAGTAAGCTTCTAATCCAAGATTCTGAAAACCTAATAATATGCCTTCACTAATAACACGATATGCTTCTGTCACTGTGGCTGGCATATCTGGATAACTCTCCGAAACAATTACACTATACGTTAGCTCATGTTCGTGGAGTACGCCTCTTCCACCAGTAGGTCTTCTAACAAATCCTAACCCTAAACGCTCTACTGCTTCCATATCAATTTCTTTTTCAACGGATTGAAAATAACCAATGGATAAAGTTGCAGGATTCCATTCATAAAATCGAACTACTGGCGGAATAAGCCCTTCACTATGCCAATCTAGCAACGCTTCATCCAGTGCCATGTTATAAGATGGACTACAAGCACCTGAATTAATAAAATACCATTTTGTCTTTTCCATCAAAACTCCCCCTCACAATGCTATTCATTTTATCAAATAGATTGTATTGTATCTAGCAAATCTTTTATAATGAATATGTAAACATAGAAAGGGGAAAGACCGTGTTAGATTTTCTGTATATAATCATCGCAGTACTAGTCATCTTTTTAGTCTATGCAGGTATTTCTGCATTCCGACTGAAGAAAGCCGTAACTAACCTTACGCAAGAACAATTCATCGAAGGCTATCGTAAAGCGCAATTAATCGATGTAAGAGAACCAAAAGAATTTGATGGAGGACATATTTTAGGAGCTAGAAACATTCCATCCTCTCAACTTCGTCAGCGTTACAAAGAAATTCGCCCAGACAAACCAGTTTA is part of the Psychrobacillus sp. FSL H8-0483 genome and encodes:
- a CDS encoding vitamin B12-dependent ribonucleotide reductase codes for the protein MVLASQNKNATINIEQLNKDIELFPQVHPITEDMKLTHKGVSRLVMIDRYSFKDTEKKTLKAGDFVVLTVKADPKFPARGLGHIVSIDHSTKTAEVLIEEDYRSAIDDNDELQSGIVKRSLNIIEKPLEVFYEQIAKRNATGLASVEKTEEKRKEWFEKFYQQLVTLKFIPAGRVLYGAGTGTDVTYFNCYVMPFVADSREGISDHRKQVMEIMSRGGGVGTNGSTLRPRNTLARGVNGKSSGSVSWLDDIAKLTHLVEQGGSRRGAQMIMLADWHPDIAEFIISKMQNPRILRFLIENTNDETIKQLAKDKLKFKPLTNQEEAMYQGIVNYKAIPGLGGFNDEIIRDAETKLRDGGTYSVHNPEFLTGANISVTLTDDFMKAVEEDADFALRFPATESYTPEQMDYYNKHWHEIGDVREWEQMGYPVRTYRTMRAKELWNLINVCATYSAEPGIFFIDNANEKTNARAYGQKVVATNPCGEQPLAPYSVCNLAAVNLAQFANKETKTVNLEALKETVSVGVRMQDNVIDATPYFLEENKVQALGERRVGLGVMGLADLLIYCEKEYGSEEGNVLVDEVFKTIAIAAYETSAELAKERGSFPFLIGESEDETNRLRKAFTETGFMESMPEEIRATILENGIRNSHLLTVAPTGSTGTMVGVSTGLEPYYSFTYYRSGRLGKFIEVKADIVQEYLHANNNADEQNLPEWFVTAMELAPEAHADVQCIIQRWIDSSISKTVNAPRGYTVEQVEGVYERLYRGGAKGGTVYVDGSRDSQVLTLKAEENTLDDQEQAQEEKVFEKRPIVLIDTIQDLRSTNVTIGSEVGDTCPVCRKGTVEEMGGCNTCTNCNAQLKCGL
- a CDS encoding rhodanese-like domain-containing protein, with the translated sequence MLDFLYIIIAVLVIFLVYAGISAFRLKKAVTNLTQEQFIEGYRKAQLIDVREPKEFDGGHILGARNIPSSQLRQRYKEIRPDKPVYLYCQSSARSARAAMFLKKKGYTQIHQLQGGFRGWTGKIKSK
- a CDS encoding biotin/lipoate A/B protein ligase family protein, producing the protein MEKTKWYFINSGACSPSYNMALDEALLDWHSEGLIPPVVRFYEWNPATLSIGYFQSVEKEIDMEAVERLGLGFVRRPTGGRGVLHEHELTYSVIVSESYPDMPATVTEAYRVISEGILLGFQNLGLEAYFSIPNTVEKKQDLKKPRTAVCFDTPSWYELVVEGKKVAGSAQTRQKGVILQHGAILLDLDEEKLIQTFKFSSDELRKRVKNSLSQKAVAINKLIQKPVTVDECKVAFKKGFEDALQIDLVEFTLTEEQENYVKDLENRRYANDEWNYKK